From the Halomonas sp. MCCC 1A13316 genome, the window CAAGCGCATCGAGGGTATCGAACACGTTCGCCGGGGCCAGGCGCCCCTCTCCATCCTCTGCTGCTGCCGGCTTGGGCAACGGCTCAGGCATGGCCCGCTCGCTCGGCGCGATGTGCGGCAGCAGCGCCTCGAGGGTGGCGTGTATATCGCCCACCAGGGCATCGCCCATGGGTGCACGGGCCGCCTCGTTGGCATCGCCAGTGATGTGCACCAGCCGCGCCCCCTCGGGCAGGTAACGCCCCAGCGCGTACTTGTGGTAGCGGAACACCGGCGCCCCGACGACAACGACCAGGTCGTGCCCCTCCAGCTGCGCGGCAATGCCGGCAATGGCCGCCGGCAGCACGCCGCGAAAGCAGGGGTGGCGATTGGGGAAGGGGCAGCGCGAGGCGGAAGGCGCCACCCACACCGGCATACTCAAGCGTTCGGCCAGCTCCACGGCCAGCCCGTTGGCCTGGCGAGCGTCGACCTCGGGCCCCAGCACCAGCATCGGGTTCTCGGCGGCATTGAGCCGCTGAGCCAGCCGCTCGAGCTGCGCGGGCGACGGCAACCCGGCGTGGTCGATCTCGCGCTCGACCACCAGCGCGGCATCCTCTCCGGCTTCGCGGTCCCAGTCGTCGTGGGGAATCGAGACATAAACCGGCCCCCGCGGCGGCAGCGAGGCGCTGTGGATCGCCTGGCTCAGCGCCCGCGGTACGTCCTCGGGGCAGGCCGGCTCGTAGCTCCACTTGACCAGCGGCTTGGGCAGCTGCGGCGCCTCCACGTTGGCCAGCATCGACTCCACGCCGATCATCGAGCGCGCCTGCTGCCCGGCGGTGATCACCAGCGGCGAATGCGAATACCAGGCGTTGGTCAGCGCGCCCATAGCGTTACCGGTGCCCGCCGCGGCGTGCAGGTTGACGAACGCGGGCCGGCCGCTTGCCAGCGCGTAGCCGTCGGCCATGCCGGCCACCACGCCTTCGTGCAGGCCGAGCACGTAGCGGAAGTCCTCGGGAAAGCCCTTGAGAAAGGGCAGCTCGTTGGAGCCGGGGTTGCCGAAAACGGTAGTGATGCCTTGGCGGCGCAGGAGTGAATAGGTGACGGCGTGAACGCTCGGCATGCTCGAATCCTTGTTCTTGTGCGGTACGTGCCTTCACGCTAGTCGCCGCTGCTACAATCAAGCAAATCGATATTCTTTCTATGAAAAATAAAGCGTGTCTATGCGATGAATCACATCGACCTCAACCTCATGCGTACCTTTGTATTGCTGTACGAAACCGGCAGCGTCACCCAGACGGCCGAGCGGCTTTACGTCACCCAGCCTTCGGTCAGCTACGCGCTGGCCCGGCTGCGCGACCTCTTCGAGGACCGCCTGTTCGTGCGCACCCGCCAGGGCATGGAGCCCACCATTGCCGCCCGCCAGCTCTACCCCTCGCTGCGCGACGCTCTGCAGCAGCTGCAGGACACCATCGAGAGCAGCCGCGACTTCGACCCGGCGACCTGCACCCGCCGCTTCCGGCTGGCGCTGACCGACCTGGGCGAAATGGCGCTGCTGCCGAAGCTCATGCGCCGCCTGCACGATCAGGCGCCGCAGGCCGAGCTGGAAGTGGTGCCGCTGGAGATCGAGCACGCCGAGGAGTGGCTGGCCGCCGGCCGGGTCAACGCGCTGATCTGCAGCCGCCCGCTGATGGGTGCGGCGATTGCGCGGCATGTGCTGTTGAGGGACCGCTACGTGTGCCTGCTCAACCAGGAACGCTTCGGCGATGGCCCCCTGACCCGCGAACGCTTCATCCCCGCTCGCCACGTCGCCGTGACCTCCTCTTCCGGGCACGGCATGGTCGATGAAGTGATGCGCCAGGAGGGTATCCAGCGCAAGGTGAGCCTCGAGATTCCGCACTTCTCGGTTCTGCCTCGGGTGCTCCACGACAGCGACCTGATCGCCATCATGCCGCTACAGGTCGCCGCCAGCTTCACCGAAGGCTCGCCGCTGACCATCCATGAACTGCCCTTTCACGTACCCGAGTTCGAAGTCGCGCTTCACTGGCAGGCCCAGGCCAGCCGCTCTCCGTCGCAGCGCTGGTTCTGCGAGAGCATCATCGAGGCGATTGGGGAGCGGGAGGGAGCCGCGTTCACCGATTAGCGCCCCCGATTAGCAACCAACACGGCCGCGGCTAGTCCTACGTGGACGAGCCAGCTACTTCAGCCTGGTCGATGTGAGCTGCCTGCTGGAAGTGTTGGATCAATGGCTGCCGACTGCATTGCGTGATAAGGCGACAGTAGAAACGTCCCGGAACCCGGCGTCGGAAATAACAGGCGCTGATTTCAAATTCATCTTGCCCGGTGGTGTGAGAGAACGGGGGAGGCAACTCCCCCTCCTACTCTGTACGTGACCGAGCAGTTTAGAACTTGAACAATGCACCGATGGAAAACAGATCAATGTCATCGTCAATATCATACCACTCCCACTCACCGACAATGCCGAGCTGATCAGTGAACATATATTGACCGCCGAGGCCATACATGGGGTCAGTGCCATCGTCGTTAATGCCGGAAGCAGCACCGCCCCCTTTAACATCCCACATAATCATGCCGAACTTGCCGAACACGCCGAACTGCTCGTTGAGGGGCAGAATGCCTTTCGCAGCGAGCGTCCAGCCGTCCGCTTCGGCGCTGATTGCCGAACCGTCTTCGGATCCACTGACCTCACCAAAATCTACCCAGGCGGCCTCGAAGGCGATATTCGAATTCATCTCCCAACCGCCGAAGATCTTCCAGCTGGTGTCCTTATCGTCGCAATTGGTGACACCATCGCACGCATCGATGGTCGCCTGCCCGATGCTCGCTCCACCATAGAAGCCATTCTCTGCGAGGGCATTGCTCGTCAGACCCAGCGTCAACAAAATGGCACCGATGATTTTCGTTTTGTTCATGACCTGCTCCTAGTCACAACCCCGCAAGAATCATCCGGACTAACCTTTTATACCTTCTAACAATATAGTGTAACTCGACTGTCCTTTCCTTCTACCTGAATCCGTGAGGCAGCCCCCTGGAATACCTATAACTCACTGACCTACATGAAAATATAGCGGATATCGCCATTCACCCAGACAGTACTATGCCCAACGTCAAATCCCGCGCCAGTCGCCGCACCCTCAGCAGCCATGCCGGCCTGTCGATCATTGGGCAGTGCTTTGAGATCACCGGCGTTGACAGCATCGATAGCCACTTCCCCACCACGCTGGGCTTGCAACAGCGACCCAGGTCAACGTAAACCAAGAAGACAAAAGCCAGCGCAGTGCGCTGGCTCTCTTGCTGTGGCCCCTAACGTGCCCGGGTTCGCTACGGTGACGCTGGTCAGAAATCGAAGAATACGGTCTCGCCTTCGCCCTGCAGCTTGATGTCGAAGCGATAGCGCACCTTGCCGTCGACTTCCTCGCGCTTGGCGATGAGCGTCTGGCGCCGGGTCGGCGATTCGATGCGGGAGAGCACCGGGCAGGCGGCGTTGGCTTCACGCTCATCCTCGAAGTAGAGGCGGGTCTGCAGCTGGATGTTGATGCCGCGGGCGAAGATCGCCAGGTTGATGTGCGGCGCCATGGGCCGCCCGTTGGGGTGCGTCACCTGGCCGGGCTTGATGGTCTTCAGCGACCATTCGCTGCCGTGGTCGAAAGTGGTGGCGGTGCGCCCGAAGCTGTTGAACGGCTTCTCGAGGTCGAACTCGGGCTGGTAGACGCCGTTGGCGTCGGCCTGCCAGGCCTCGAGGAAGGCGTCGCGCACCAGGTCGCCGTTGCCGTCGATCACGGTGCCCACGACTTCGATGTGCTCGCCCTCGGCTTCGGGCTTGGCCATCTCGTTCCAGATCTCTTCGTCGCGAGTCGGGTTGCCGGCGGAGGCCAGCGCCAGGCCGATGTGCACGTAGGGCCCGGCGGTCTGGGAGGCGGTTTCGCGCAGCATCAGTTCGCTGGCGGGAACGGTATTCGGTTGCTTCATCTCTTTTCCCCTCACTGATTCTCGAACCCGCTTACTGGTTTTCGAAATAGGTCTGCAGCTCGCCGCGTACCACCAGGTCGAAGCGGTAGGCCAGGCAGTCCATGGGCTTGCTGCGCGCCATGTCGAGGTGGCCGATCATGGTCTCGACCGCATCCGGGTCCTTGAGGGTGTGGACGATGGGGCACAGCGGAATCAGCGGGTCGCCCTCGAAGTACATCTGGGTGATCAGGCGAGTGGAAATTGAGGGACCCATCACCGAGACGTGGATGTGCGAAGGGCGCCAGCTGTTGGGGTCGTTGGGCCAGGGGTAGGGGCCGGGCTTGATGGTGCGGAAGCGGTACCAGCCCTGCTCGTCGGTCAGGGTGCGGCCAACGCCGCCGAAGCCGGGGTCCAGCGGAGCGAGGTAGCGGTCGTTCTTGTGGCGGTATCGGCCGCCGGCGTTGGCCTGCCACATCTCCACCAGGGTATGCGGTACCGGCTTGCCGAACTGGTCGACAACGCGGCCGAACATGATGATGCGCTCGCCGACCGGCAGGCCGGCCGCGCCAGAAAGCGACGGGTCTTCACGGAAGTTGAGCAGCAGGTCGTTGTCGTGCGGGCCCATGCGCAGGTGGCGAAAGTCGGGGCCGGAAAGCTCGGAAACGCTGGGCTGCTGCATGCTGACCAGGGCCTGCTGCGGCGAGCGGGGTACCGAGGTCTTGTAGCCAGGGGCGTAGGCCGGGGGGTGCCAGTTACGGTCGCGCTCCACGAAGCGCTTGTTGAGATCTTGCATGGTGTCGTCTCTTGGGAGAGTAATCTTATCCCGCCCAGTGTGGCGCCTTGCCGCGGGTGCGCCAATTGACGACTCGGGCAGCCCCCATAACCAGTGGGTTATGCTGCGCTGCCGACATGACGGCTACCTTGCCCCGCTACCCGAGCCGCGCTTGGCGCTGACTTCGCGCAGTACCTCGCAGAAGGCCTCCCGCGCCAGCGAGGCTTCCATGCTGGCATTGAAGCAGAGCCCCACGGAGCCGCCCTGGGCTTCCAGGTCGACGGCTAGCCGACACAGCCTCCCCGCCGCCACGTCCTCGGCGATGGCCTCCTCGGGCGCGACCCAGATGGCGTCACTCTCCAAGGTGTAGTGCCGGCTGATGGGCAGCGAGAGGGTCTCGAGCCGCTGGCTCATCAAGGTCAGCGAGTGGCGTACGCAGAAGCTGTCGACCTGCTGGCGTAGGGTGGTCTGGGGCGGTGGCAATACCCAGGGGAAGTCGCCCAGCCGGGCGGGTTCGAGAGGCGAAACGCCGGCCAGCGGGTGGCCGCTGCGCACGCTGAGCAGCAGCGGTTCGTAGTAGAGGTGTTCGAAGGCCAGGTCGCGGATCTCGCGGGCCTCGGTCATGCGCCCCACCACCAGGTCGAGCTCGCCGCGGCGCAGGCGCGAAAGCAGGAAGGCGCTGGAGCCGGTTACCACGTTCACGCCGACGTCGTTCTGCCCGCCAGGCTCGGCGTGCCAGCGCCGGATGGCCTCGGGCAGTAGCTGGCTTTCCACCGTAGAGAGCGCGCCCACGCGCAACCAGCGGTCGCCGCGGTGAGTATCGCCGACGGCGGCCACGCCCTCCTCCAGCGCACGCATGGCCGGCCCGGCGTGTCGCAGCAGGGTCAGGCCCGCCTGGGTCAGCGCCACGCCCTGGGGCGTACGTTCGAACAGCGCGGCGCCAAGGTTCTCCTCGAGTTCTCGAATGGCCTTGGACATGCCCGGCTGGGTGATCGCCAAGCGCTCGGCGGCCCGGGCGAAGCTGCGCTGGCGGGCCACCTCGAGGAAGGCCTGCAGATGGCGCAGCTTGATGCGGGCGTTGAGCATGCGGGTTTCCTACTGACGGGAAGCGAGCAACCGCCGGGTGACGGCCATGGCCACCAGGCTGATCAGCAGCGTGGGCAGGAAGGCCAGCGCCACGGTGCCTGAAAGGTCGTTGAGCCAGCCGCCCACCACGGTGATGGCGAATACAAGAAGGTACCCGAAGCACAGCATGCCGGCCATCAATCGGGGCAGCGCATCGAGGCGCACCAGCCACGCCGGCAGCGCCAGCACGAAGATGAACAGCGCGCTGGTGAAGAAGCCGAAGACGCCGGAAGCCCACACCACGTGGCCACCCGGCAGCCACAGCATCAGCGGCAGGGCCAGCAGTGCCAGCGCCGTGATGCCGATCAGTGGCCGGGGCCGGCCCATCAGCCGGTCAGCATAGTAGATCAGCAGCGCCGAGGAGAGTATTTGGGCACCGTTGAGCGCCGTCAGGCTGGGCGCCAACAGCGACAGGCGTTCGCTGGCCTCGAGCAGCGGCGGCAGGAAGACGTTACCGGTGAAGTAGAGTGCCGCCGCCGCCCCGAGCAGGGCTACCAGGCGCCACATGCGACTATCGCTGGGATCCGGCAGGGTCAGGCTCGCGGTGCGGGAGCCGTTCGCCATGGCCGGAAGGTGCCGACAGCCGACGATCAGCGCAAGCATCAGCAGCGGCACCGGGGCGACCCACAGGGCGAAGGCCCACTGCCACTGGGCACCGAGCCAGGCCGCGGCCATCGGCCCGGTGGTGCCCGCCGCCAGCAGCTCGCCCACCAGCAGGCCATTGGTGTACACCGCCGAGGCGCGCCCGATGCGGCCGGGCGCCCACAGCTTGGCAAGTACCGGCATTGCGGTCTGCATGAAGGCAATGCCGGTGCCCATCAATACGGTCGCCAGCAGGAAAGGCAGGATGCCCTCTGGCAGGCTGCGCAGTGCGCTGCCCAACGCCATGATGGCGAGCCCCAGCAGCATGCTGGAGCGCGTACCGACCCGCGCCAGCAGCCAACCGGCCAGCAGTGCACCGAAGGCCAGCGTGACCAGCGGCAGACTGGTGGCGATCGCCACGTCGCTGCTGGAGAAGCCCAGCACCGCCTTGAGCTGGGGGATCAGCGGCGGGACCACCAGCACCGTGAGGCGCAGATAGAGCCCCAGGCACCACAGCAGGCCATAGGCCAGCAGGGCCTGACGCAGCTCGTTCGGCGGCGATGTGGTGGTGTCCTGGGTCATGCCCTACTCTCCTGGTCGCGGATGCCCTGCTTATAAAACCGAAACCGGCCATAAGGCCGGTTGGGGATGATGCCATGCGGCACAGTTTATTAGCACCCTAACAAAAAGCTCCAGGCAAACTGGACGAATGGCTGCCGATACACAATCGAATATCAAGCGTGGTGAGGGGGCTTGATCAAGCTCTCGGCAGGAATCCCGAACATGTCGTGAAGTTTCCAGACCATGGCGAGGGTCAGGTTCCGCTTGCCGTTCAGGATTTCATAGACGCGGTTGCGTCGGCCAATAGCGGGCTCTAGATCCTTGGGCGTGAGCCCTTGCTGCTCCATGCGAAACTTGATGGCCTCGATAGGGTCCGGCAGGTCCACGGGAAAATGCTTGGCTTCGAAGGTCTCGATCAGCGTCAGGAGGATCTCGAAGCGGTCGCCTTCCTCGGAGCCGGGTTCCGGCTCATTGTCGAAATAGGCAGAAGCTTCCCGCAGGGCGGCCTGGTAGTCGTCCTCGGTACGAATGGGGCGAATATCCATGGGTTACTCCATCTCTACGATTTCGGCATTCACTTTGTCATAGTCCGCGTGCGTGCCGATGAACTTGATGTAGACCGCACCGAATCGGTAGGCAACGGCAACGATCAACTTGTAGTCGTTACCCTTGATGTTGAACACGACGCGCTTGTTGCCCACAGGACTAGCGCTGCGGTACTTAGCCTTGATGTCGTGCGCATCTTTCCAGTCGGCATGCTTCACCTCATCGATCCAGGCTTCCAGTGACGCCTTGGCATCGGGGTGTTGCCGCCAAAAGTCACGCAAATACTTGATGGCGATGATCCTCATGGAACCAATGATGTCCCAGTATGGGACCAAGCGCAAGGCGAGAGGTTCCCCATGCTGACCCACCGTTCCACCAGACCATGGTGATGCCACTCACCTCGCCCCGCATGGCGCCACAAGGTCGAGAACCGAACAGGAAGCCGTAGATGACTTCCTGCCTTGCCTCGAGTCAGCCCTTCTCCTCGCCCCAGCCCAGCTCTTTCGCCAATGCAAACGCGTGGTTCGCCGCGGGCACCCCGGCGTAAATGGCCACGTGCATCAGCACCTGTCGCAGCTCGGCTTCGCTGAGGCCGATGCGCTTGGCGGTCTTGAGGTGCAGCGTAAGCTCCTCGCGCCCCAGCGCGGCGAGGATGCCGGTAGTGATCAGGCTGCGTTCGCGCCGGGTCAGGTCGTCGTTGCTCCACAGCTCGCCCCAGGCCAGCCGTGTGATCATCTGCTGGAACGGCGCGTCGAGGCTGTTGGCGTTTTCGGTGGAGCGCGCGACGTGCGACTCGCCGAGTACCTGCTTGCGGGTCTCGAGCCCCTCGGCGTAGCTCACGCCATGCTCGCCGACGTCTTCGCGATCGGCAGCCATCCATAGCAGCAGTCGCTTGGCCGTGGCAGCGGGGTCTTCGACCGAGGGCACGTGGGCGAAGCCTTCGAGAATCTCCAGCGGCGCGCCGCCGCACTCGCCGGCCAGTGCTTGTAGGGTCTCGGGCGGCGTGGCCACGTCTTCGCTGCCGCCGAGCAGGTGCACGCTGACGTTCGGATGCTGCGCCAGCGGCCCCTTGAGCTTACCGCGGAAGTCGGTGCGGCCGAGCATCTCGCACAGCCGGGCGTAGGACTCTCCGTCGGTGCGTGCCATCTGGGTACACCAGCCGGCTTCCAGGGCGGGTTCTGCTTTGAGCCGCTGGGCCGAGAACCAGCGCGGCACGATATCGCCGGACATGGCCGCCAAGCCTTCGTCGCGCACACGCCCGGCACGAGTGGTCCACAACTCGCTATTGCCGATTACCGCGCCGGTGTTGGTCAGGGTGGCGGAGTAGAGCCGCTCGGCATGCTCGGCGATCAACTGCTGGCCGACCACGCCGCCAATGGAAGTACCGACGAAGTGGAAGCGCGAGGCGCCGGCATGCTCAGCCAATGCCAGCGCCTCGCTGGCCAACGCTGCCGGGGTGATCTCGCCGTCCGCCTCCGGCCAGGCCTGGCTGGCACCGTGGCCGGGCAGGTCCCAGGTCAGCACGCGGTAGCGCGGCAGCAGTGCCGGCAGCAGGTCGTCCCACACCGCCTGGGTCATGCCCAGCGGATGCGCCAGCACCACCAGCGGTAGCGCCTCGGGGCCGAGCAGGCGATAGGCGACGCTGCGGCCGTCGACGTTCAGAAATGCCATGTTCCTTCTCCCAGCAGTGCAACGGGAAAAGCCGGCAGCTCGTCACCGCCGGCCTGGTTCCACTCTTTTCTCTTAGGCCTTCTCGATCAGGGTCGCAATCCCTTGCCCCACGCCCACGCACATGGTGCACAGCGCATAGCGCTTGCCGCTGCGCTGCAGCTCGTGGGCCGCGGTGAGCAGCAGGCGCGCGCCGGACATGCCCAGCGGGTGGCCCAGGGCGATGGCACCGCCGTTGGGGTTGACCCGCGGGTCGTCGTCGGCGAGCCCGAGGTCCCGCGTGCAGGCGAGTGCCTGGGCGGCGAAGGCCTCGTTGAACTCGAATATGTCGATCTCGTCCATGGTCACGCCGGTGCGCTCGAGCAGCTTGCGTACCGCGGGCACCGGGCCGTAGCCCATGATGCGCGGCTCGACGCCGGCGGTGGCCATGCCGATGATTCGGGCCATCGGCTTGAGTCCATGCTGCTCCACCGCGGCCTGGCTTGCCACCAGCATGGCGGCGGCGCCGTCGTTGACCCCGGAGGCATTACCCGCGGTGACGCTGCCGCCCTCGCGGAATGGCGTCGGCAGGCCGGCCAGCTTCTCCAGGGTGGTCTCGCGCGGGTGCTCGTCGGTGTCGAACACCAGCGGCTCCTGCTTGCGCCGGGGAATCTCGATCGGCGTGATCTCGATGGCGAAGCGGCCCGACTTCTGGGCGGCGGCGGCCTTCTGCTGGGAGCGCAGGGCGAAGGCGTCCTGGTCCTCGCGGGAGATCTTGAACTGCTCGGCGACGTTCTCGGCGGTCTCAGGCATGGAGTCGATGCCGTGGGCCTTCTTCATCAGCGGATTGACGAAGCGCCAGCCGATGGTAGTGTCCTCGATCTTCTGGCCGCGGGAGAAGGCGCTGTCGGCCTTACCCAGCACGTAGGGCGCGCGGGACATGGATTCCACGCCGCCGGCCAAGGCCAGTTCCATCTCGCCGGCCTTGATGGCGCGGAAGGCGGTACCCACTGCGTCCATGCCGGAGCCACACAGGCGGTTCATGGTGGTGCCGGGCACCGAAGTGGGCAGGCCCGCCAGCAGCGCCGACATGCGCGCCACGTTGCGGTTGTCCTCGCCGGCCTGATTGGCACAGCCCATGAAGACTTCATCGATGGCGGCCGGATCGAGATCCGGCGCATCATTAAGTACCGCCTTGAAGATGGTGGCGGCGAAATCGTCGGGGCGCACGCTGGCCAGGGTACCGCCGAAGCGTCCGATGGCGGTGCGCCGCGGATGACAAAGAAAGACATCGGTCATAAAAAATCTCCTGAAATCCGCTGTAGAACGTGACGAATGCAGACCGTTTTAGAGCGAATTTACTCACCCGCGTGCTTGCGCTCGGTCCTGGCCTTCAGCTCGCGCAGGATCTCGAGTTCGTGGGCGCTGGGCTCGGGCGTGGTCTCGAGCGACTCGGCGAAGCGGATCTCCCAGCCGGTGGCCTCGATCACCTCCTCGCGGGTCACGTTCGGGTGCAGCGAGACGACCACCAGCTCCTTGGTCTCGGGGTCGGGCTTCATCACGCACAGGTCGGTGATCACCCGGGTCGGCCCCTTGCCGATGTTGGGCACGCCGTCGCGGCCCTTGCCGTCGCGGCCGAAGCCCAGGGTGGTGATGAAGTCCACATCCTTGACGAAGGCGCGCTTGGAGTGCTTCAGGGTGATGAAGACTTCGCCGGCATTGGTGGCGATCTCCGGCGCCCCGCCGCCGCCTGGCAGGCGCACCTTGGGATCATGGTAGTCGCCGATCAGCGTGGTGTTGAGGTTGGCGAAGCGGTCGATCTGTGCGGTACCCAGGAAGCCCACGCTGACCTTGCCGCCCTGCAGCCAGTAGCGGAACATCTCGGGCACCGAGACGGTGGTCAGCGCCGATTCGCAAAGCTCTCCGTCGCCGATGGAGAGCGGCAGCACCTCGGGCTTGGTCTGCAAGGTGCCGGATTCGTAGATCAGCACCACCTCGGGGGCGTGGGTCAGGCGTGCCAGGTTGGCGGCCTCGCTGGGCAGGCCTATACCGACGAAGCAGGTCATGCCGTTTTCCAGGGCGCGCGCGGCGGTGACGCTCATCATTTCCGCCGAGGTGTAGTCCAGGCACTTATCGACGGTACTCATCAGGCGTTTCCCCCTGCATTCATGACGTTCTCTTCGATCCACTGGGTAAAGGTGTCGCGGTCCCGGGCGATGGCGTCCCACTCCTTGTAGAAGGCGTTGTTGCGCGGGTAGTAGCCGTGGGCATAGGAGGGCAGCGAGCCCTTCTCAGCCACGGCAACGGCACTGACCGCCCAGCCGGGAATGATGCAGGCGTTGGGGTGGTAGTCCGGCTCGGTGCGCAGGTCGTCGACGATCTCCTCGACGGTGACGATGCTCTTCTTCGCCGCCAGCACGGCTTCCTTCTGCACGCCGATAATGCCTTCGACCAGCACGTTGCCGGCGCGATCGGCCTTCTGCGCGTGAACGATGGAGACGTCCGGGCGCACCGAGGGCACCGCGGCCAGGCGCTCGCCGGTGAAGGGGCACTCGATGAACTTGATCTGGTCGTTGACGCTGGGCAGCTCGCTGCCGACGTAACCGCGCAGCACGGCCAGCGGCAGCCCGGCGGCGCCGGCCTCGAAGGCGCAGGCCATGGCGGCGTGGCTGTGCTCGAGGATCTCGACCTTGTGCGGCCAGCCCTTCTCCACCGCGTCGCGCAGGCGGTGCAGCGAACCCACACCGGGGTTGCCGCCCCAGGAGAAGATCACCTTCTTGGCGCAGCCGGCACCGATCATCTGGTCGTAGACCAGGTCCGGCGTCATGCGGATCAGGATGAGGTCGCGCTTGCGCTGGCGGATCACTTCGTGACCGGCGGCGAAGGGAATCAGGTGGGTGAAGCCCTCCATGGCCACGGTGGCGCCGTCTTCGACGAAGCGTGCCACCGCGTCATGCAGGCTCAGGAACTCGGCCATGGTCGTCCTCCTGGCGGGTATTTTCAAATGCGTTCGAATAGCGAACTTTGTTTTGTGATACGAACAAATTACCCCTATGCCATCAGATCGTCAAATCACACCAGAGACGCAAACGCATAAGGGGAGGCCTGGCCTCCCCTTGCTCGGGACATGCAATATAGTGATTTTTCAGCGAATCATTCCCGCTGAAGCCAGGCGATGGCGCGTTGCACCTGTGCTTGGCTGCTACCAAGGTATAAGGCTTGATCCGCTGCTCCCGGCATCAAGGGCCAACGCCGCTGTTGTCGTGGAAGTCTAGGTGGATGCCAGGCCGAGAATCTCGCGTGCCTGCTGCCAAGTGGCCACCGGTCGCTCGTACTTCTCGCACAGTGCCACGGCACGCTCGACCAGGGCGGCATTGGAAGCTGCCAGGGTGTCGCGGTCGAGTCGCACATTGTCTTCGAGGCCGGTGCGGGTGTGGCCACCCGCGGCGATGGACCATTCATTCAGCAAGAGCTGGTTGTGGCCGATGCCGGCACCGCACCACTGGGCATCCGGGGCCAGGCGCTTCAGAGTCTCGATGTAGAAATCGAAGGTCGGCTTGTCCGCCGGCATGGCGTTCTTGACCCCCATCACGAACTGAACGTAGAGCGGCGCCTTGAGCTTGCCCTGTTTCGAAAGATTCACCGCCTGGTGGAGGTGAGAAAGGTCGAAGGC encodes:
- the mdlC gene encoding benzoylformate decarboxylase, which produces MPSVHAVTYSLLRRQGITTVFGNPGSNELPFLKGFPEDFRYVLGLHEGVVAGMADGYALASGRPAFVNLHAAAGTGNAMGALTNAWYSHSPLVITAGQQARSMIGVESMLANVEAPQLPKPLVKWSYEPACPEDVPRALSQAIHSASLPPRGPVYVSIPHDDWDREAGEDAALVVEREIDHAGLPSPAQLERLAQRLNAAENPMLVLGPEVDARQANGLAVELAERLSMPVWVAPSASRCPFPNRHPCFRGVLPAAIAGIAAQLEGHDLVVVVGAPVFRYHKYALGRYLPEGARLVHITGDANEAARAPMGDALVGDIHATLEALLPHIAPSERAMPEPLPKPAAAEDGEGRLAPANVFDTLDALAPEDAIYVKESTSTVEIFWERVEMRQPGSYFFPAAGGLGFGLPAALGVQLAQPQRQVIGVIGDGSASYAITALWSAAQYRIPAVLIILRNDTYGALRGFARHMAVDDAPGLDVPGIDFCALARGYGVEARLADSREALEVALQEGFAIDRPLLIEVPTLPT
- a CDS encoding outer membrane beta-barrel protein; translated protein: MNKTKIIGAILLTLGLTSNALAENGFYGGASIGQATIDACDGVTNCDDKDTSWKIFGGWEMNSNIAFEAAWVDFGEVSGSEDGSAISAEADGWTLAAKGILPLNEQFGVFGKFGMIMWDVKGGGAASGINDDGTDPMYGLGGQYMFTDQLGIVGEWEWYDIDDDIDLFSIGALFKF
- a CDS encoding type II toxin-antitoxin system HigB family toxin, with the translated sequence MRIIAIKYLRDFWRQHPDAKASLEAWIDEVKHADWKDAHDIKAKYRSASPVGNKRVVFNIKGNDYKLIVAVAYRFGAVYIKFIGTHADYDKVNAEIVEME
- a CDS encoding MFS transporter, which encodes MTQDTTTSPPNELRQALLAYGLLWCLGLYLRLTVLVVPPLIPQLKAVLGFSSSDVAIATSLPLVTLAFGALLAGWLLARVGTRSSMLLGLAIMALGSALRSLPEGILPFLLATVLMGTGIAFMQTAMPVLAKLWAPGRIGRASAVYTNGLLVGELLAAGTTGPMAAAWLGAQWQWAFALWVAPVPLLMLALIVGCRHLPAMANGSRTASLTLPDPSDSRMWRLVALLGAAAALYFTGNVFLPPLLEASERLSLLAPSLTALNGAQILSSALLIYYADRLMGRPRPLIGITALALLALPLMLWLPGGHVVWASGVFGFFTSALFIFVLALPAWLVRLDALPRLMAGMLCFGYLLVFAITVVGGWLNDLSGTVALAFLPTLLISLVAMAVTRRLLASRQ
- a CDS encoding LysR family transcriptional regulator; amino-acid sequence: MNHIDLNLMRTFVLLYETGSVTQTAERLYVTQPSVSYALARLRDLFEDRLFVRTRQGMEPTIAARQLYPSLRDALQQLQDTIESSRDFDPATCTRRFRLALTDLGEMALLPKLMRRLHDQAPQAELEVVPLEIEHAEEWLAAGRVNALICSRPLMGAAIARHVLLRDRYVCLLNQERFGDGPLTRERFIPARHVAVTSSSGHGMVDEVMRQEGIQRKVSLEIPHFSVLPRVLHDSDLIAIMPLQVAASFTEGSPLTIHELPFHVPEFEVALHWQAQASRSPSQRWFCESIIEAIGEREGAAFTD
- the pcaG gene encoding protocatechuate 3,4-dioxygenase subunit alpha, giving the protein MKQPNTVPASELMLRETASQTAGPYVHIGLALASAGNPTRDEEIWNEMAKPEAEGEHIEVVGTVIDGNGDLVRDAFLEAWQADANGVYQPEFDLEKPFNSFGRTATTFDHGSEWSLKTIKPGQVTHPNGRPMAPHINLAIFARGINIQLQTRLYFEDEREANAACPVLSRIESPTRRQTLIAKREEVDGKVRYRFDIKLQGEGETVFFDF
- a CDS encoding helix-turn-helix domain-containing protein, producing MDIRPIRTEDDYQAALREASAYFDNEPEPGSEEGDRFEILLTLIETFEAKHFPVDLPDPIEAIKFRMEQQGLTPKDLEPAIGRRNRVYEILNGKRNLTLAMVWKLHDMFGIPAESLIKPPHHA
- the pcaQ gene encoding pca operon transcription factor PcaQ; translation: MLNARIKLRHLQAFLEVARQRSFARAAERLAITQPGMSKAIRELEENLGAALFERTPQGVALTQAGLTLLRHAGPAMRALEEGVAAVGDTHRGDRWLRVGALSTVESQLLPEAIRRWHAEPGGQNDVGVNVVTGSSAFLLSRLRRGELDLVVGRMTEAREIRDLAFEHLYYEPLLLSVRSGHPLAGVSPLEPARLGDFPWVLPPPQTTLRQQVDSFCVRHSLTLMSQRLETLSLPISRHYTLESDAIWVAPEEAIAEDVAAGRLCRLAVDLEAQGGSVGLCFNASMEASLAREAFCEVLREVSAKRGSGSGAR
- the pcaH gene encoding protocatechuate 3,4-dioxygenase subunit beta codes for the protein MQDLNKRFVERDRNWHPPAYAPGYKTSVPRSPQQALVSMQQPSVSELSGPDFRHLRMGPHDNDLLLNFREDPSLSGAAGLPVGERIIMFGRVVDQFGKPVPHTLVEMWQANAGGRYRHKNDRYLAPLDPGFGGVGRTLTDEQGWYRFRTIKPGPYPWPNDPNSWRPSHIHVSVMGPSISTRLITQMYFEGDPLIPLCPIVHTLKDPDAVETMIGHLDMARSKPMDCLAYRFDLVVRGELQTYFENQ